One genomic region from Patescibacteria group bacterium encodes:
- a CDS encoding GIY-YIG nuclease family protein has protein sequence MYQTYVLKSLKDGKRYVGSGKDAGERLRRHNKGDYRFTKGHRPWQLIYREDYLTRAEAMQREKFLKSGQGRKFLDQILK, from the coding sequence ATGTATCAAACCTACGTTTTAAAAAGTTTGAAAGATGGCAAACGTTATGTCGGGAGTGGAAAAGATGCCGGCGAGAGATTGCGGCGTCACAATAAGGGCGATTATAGATTTACTAAAGGACATCGTCCGTGGCAACTAATTTATAGAGAAGATTATCTAACGCGGGCAGAGGCCATGCAAAGAGAAAAATTTTTGAAGTCAGGGCAAGGGAGAAAATTTTTAGATCAAATTTTGAAATAA
- a CDS encoding ribonuclease HI family protein, whose protein sequence is MKLKVYTDGGARGNPGPAGIGAVIKDLKKVLWSAGKYIGETTNNQAEYKALIFGLEKAKELKAVEVECFLDSELVAKQMNREYKVKDKDLAPLFVKVWNLTMGFKKVTFKHIYREDNKDADFLVNEAIDKALKKI, encoded by the coding sequence ATGAAATTAAAAGTATATACCGATGGCGGGGCGCGAGGTAATCCGGGGCCGGCAGGAATTGGGGCGGTAATAAAAGATTTAAAAAAAGTCCTTTGGTCAGCGGGGAAATATATCGGAGAAACGACTAATAACCAAGCGGAATATAAAGCGCTGATTTTTGGTTTAGAAAAAGCCAAAGAATTAAAAGCCGTGGAAGTGGAATGTTTTTTGGACAGCGAATTGGTGGCTAAACAGATGAACAGGGAATATAAAGTAAAAGACAAAGATTTGGCACCGTTGTTTGTGAAAGTTTGGAATCTGACCATGGGCTTTAAAAAAGTCACCTTTAAGCATATCTATCGAGAAGATAACAAAGATGCTGATTTTTTGGTAAACGAAGCGATTGACAAAGCGTTAAAAAAGATATAA
- the recJ gene encoding single-stranded-DNA-specific exonuclease RecJ yields the protein MVSKLNKRWQLAAKITDDFKVKFPEINPVILQLLYNRGLTEQKTIDEFLFADYTSNLYDPFLFKDMAKAVERIYQAIESGEKITVHGDYDADGVSAAVILVSTIRALGGKVGVYLPHREKEGYGVNMKTIRFLKKEKTSLIITCDCGISNWEEIEEASKLGMEVIITDHHHVPEKIPAVLAILHPKLPASGYPYENLTGGGVAFKLAQALCKKDARGKKVLPDGFDKWLLDLVAISTVADFGPLQGENRTLVEYGLIVLQKTKRLGLLKLYEKAGIDRLKINSETIGWQIAPRINAAGRLDHANAAYELLISEDKDEAEKLAESLNKSNNERQALTEKITAAALAFVGEPKDKIVIAVGKDWPLGVIGLVAGKLANKFHRPAFVLGDSGKQIVGSARSPVNFHLTEALDKLNKHLARYGGHSGAAGFTVKNKKELEPFIDGLKSLANAQIKDEDLIKDLHIDAEISLDDVNWDFFEQLEKFEPCGEANPRPLFLARDLIVENIQAIGKDSNHLRLMMRHRGNKIFKIIGFCFADEDKVGENWCGVLKKGDKADVVLDIGVNEWNGNRELQFKMVDIQKI from the coding sequence ATGGTCAGCAAGTTAAATAAAAGGTGGCAATTAGCCGCCAAAATTACCGATGATTTTAAGGTCAAATTTCCCGAAATTAATCCGGTGATTTTACAGTTGCTTTATAACCGCGGTCTGACCGAACAAAAAACCATTGATGAATTTTTATTTGCCGATTACACCAGCAATCTGTATGACCCGTTTCTTTTTAAAGATATGGCTAAGGCAGTGGAGCGTATTTATCAAGCGATAGAATCGGGAGAAAAAATCACCGTCCACGGAGATTATGACGCTGACGGCGTTTCGGCGGCGGTGATTTTAGTCAGTACAATTCGGGCGCTCGGGGGCAAAGTCGGCGTTTATTTGCCGCATCGCGAAAAAGAGGGATATGGAGTGAATATGAAAACAATCCGTTTTTTGAAAAAAGAAAAAACATCCTTGATAATCACCTGTGATTGCGGCATCAGCAATTGGGAGGAAATTGAGGAGGCGAGTAAGTTGGGGATGGAAGTGATTATTACTGACCATCATCATGTTCCGGAAAAAATTCCCGCGGTTTTAGCCATCCTCCATCCGAAATTGCCGGCCAGCGGTTATCCCTATGAAAATTTGACCGGCGGAGGAGTGGCGTTCAAACTGGCGCAGGCCTTGTGTAAAAAAGATGCGAGGGGCAAAAAAGTTTTACCAGACGGGTTTGATAAATGGCTTTTGGACTTGGTAGCCATCAGCACCGTGGCGGATTTTGGCCCTTTGCAGGGGGAGAATAGAACGCTCGTTGAATATGGCCTGATTGTGCTTCAAAAAACCAAACGTTTGGGGTTGCTGAAACTTTACGAAAAAGCGGGGATTGACCGGCTCAAAATCAACAGCGAAACAATTGGTTGGCAGATTGCTCCGCGGATTAACGCCGCCGGCCGGTTGGACCATGCCAATGCCGCTTATGAACTTTTGATTTCCGAAGATAAAGACGAGGCAGAAAAATTGGCCGAGTCGCTGAACAAAAGCAACAATGAACGTCAGGCCTTGACGGAAAAAATCACCGCCGCGGCTCTGGCTTTTGTCGGTGAACCGAAAGATAAGATAGTTATTGCCGTAGGCAAGGATTGGCCGTTGGGCGTAATTGGGCTGGTTGCCGGAAAGTTAGCTAATAAGTTTCATCGGCCGGCGTTTGTTTTGGGCGATAGCGGCAAACAGATTGTCGGCTCGGCGCGTAGTCCCGTTAATTTTCATCTCACGGAAGCGCTGGATAAATTGAATAAACACTTGGCTCGTTATGGGGGGCACAGCGGAGCCGCCGGATTCACGGTAAAAAATAAAAAAGAATTGGAGCCGTTTATAGATGGTCTTAAATCTTTAGCCAACGCCCAAATTAAAGATGAAGATTTGATTAAAGATTTGCATATAGACGCGGAAATTTCCTTAGACGATGTAAATTGGGATTTTTTTGAGCAGTTGGAAAAATTTGAACCCTGCGGCGAAGCCAACCCTCGCCCGTTGTTTTTGGCGCGAGATTTGATTGTGGAGAATATCCAAGCCATTGGCAAAGACAGTAATCATTTACGGTTAATGATGCGGCATCGCGGGAATAAAATTTTTAAGATTATCGGTTTTTGTTTTGCCGATGAGGATAAGGTCGGAGAAAATTGGTGCGGGGTTTTAAAGAAAGGAGATAAGGCTGATGTTGTGCTGGATATCGGAGTGAATGAATGGAATGGCAATCGCGAATTGCAATTCAAGATGGTGGATATACAAAAAATATAA
- the lepA gene encoding translation elongation factor 4 — protein MDNSDNKIRNFCIIAHIDHGKSTLADRLLEITGTVSKREMREQILDQMDLEQERGITIKLTPARMEWRGYELNLIDTPGHVDFNYEVSRSLAAVEGALLLVDATQGVQAQTIGNLYLALEQNLTIIPVVNKIDLPAARVEEVSQEIIGLMGCKKEDIYLASGKTGEGVTEILEAIIKKVPSPTVRVGAPLRALIFDSKYDDYRGVVAYVRIIDGQVKKGDKIFMIGAESESEVLEVGFFNPKMQEKKDLLAGEIGYVVTGLKNIAKCRVGDTITLAGSGARPLTGYKAVKPMVFAGIFAKEGHEYNDLREALLKLKLNDAALTFEPERSVALGFGFRVGLLGLLHLEIVQERLRREYGLDLIVTVPSVAYKIYRNNNEETIIKSPQDLPDPNLIKKIEEPWVATDIVTPEGYIGNVMQLVQEKRGVYKNTEYLFSKGNVEKRAILHYDLPLSAILVDFYDNLKSVTSGYASLNYEFLDYREAEVERLDILVAQEPVEALSSIVYKDAAQYVGRRVVESLKKTLPRQMFEVKIQAAIGSKIIASEKIPAMRKDVLAKMSGGDATRKSKLLEKQKKGKKKMAKLGKVDIPPEAFLAVLKK, from the coding sequence ATGGATAATTCGGATAATAAAATCCGCAATTTTTGCATCATTGCGCATATAGACCATGGGAAATCCACGCTGGCGGACCGGCTTTTGGAAATCACGGGAACCGTGAGTAAACGCGAAATGCGCGAACAAATTTTAGACCAAATGGATTTGGAGCAGGAAAGGGGCATTACCATCAAGCTGACGCCGGCGAGAATGGAGTGGCGGGGGTATGAATTAAACCTGATTGATACCCCGGGTCACGTTGATTTTAATTACGAAGTTTCCCGCTCGCTCGCCGCCGTGGAAGGAGCTTTGCTGTTAGTTGACGCCACTCAGGGAGTGCAGGCGCAGACCATCGGCAATTTGTATCTGGCATTAGAGCAGAACCTTACTATTATTCCGGTGGTTAATAAAATTGATTTGCCCGCAGCGCGCGTGGAAGAAGTGAGCCAGGAAATAATCGGACTGATGGGCTGCAAGAAGGAGGATATTTACTTAGCTTCGGGTAAGACGGGTGAAGGCGTGACGGAAATACTGGAGGCGATTATTAAGAAAGTGCCTTCTCCGACAGTCAGGGTCGGAGCGCCTTTGCGCGCGTTGATTTTTGATTCCAAATACGACGACTATCGCGGAGTGGTGGCTTACGTGAGAATTATTGACGGGCAGGTGAAGAAAGGCGATAAGATTTTTATGATTGGGGCGGAGAGCGAGAGCGAAGTTTTGGAGGTCGGATTTTTTAATCCCAAAATGCAGGAGAAAAAAGATCTGCTGGCTGGCGAGATCGGTTACGTTGTTACCGGGCTTAAAAATATTGCCAAGTGCCGCGTGGGCGATACCATCACTTTGGCGGGTTCCGGCGCCCGGCCGCTCACTGGCTATAAAGCAGTGAAGCCCATGGTGTTTGCCGGCATTTTTGCCAAAGAGGGCCATGAATATAACGACCTGCGCGAGGCGCTTTTGAAATTAAAATTAAACGACGCCGCTTTGACTTTTGAACCCGAGCGCTCCGTCGCTCTTGGTTTTGGATTCCGCGTTGGCCTTTTGGGACTGCTCCACTTGGAAATCGTTCAGGAAAGATTGAGAAGGGAATATGGTCTGGACTTGATTGTGACCGTGCCGAGCGTGGCGTATAAAATTTATAGAAATAATAACGAAGAAACAATTATCAAAAGTCCGCAAGATCTGCCCGACCCCAACCTTATTAAAAAAATAGAAGAGCCGTGGGTTGCCACTGACATTGTCACTCCGGAAGGATATATCGGCAATGTGATGCAATTGGTGCAAGAGAAAAGGGGGGTATATAAAAACACCGAGTACCTGTTTTCCAAAGGCAACGTGGAGAAAAGAGCGATACTTCACTATGATTTGCCGCTTTCCGCTATTTTGGTGGATTTTTATGATAATTTAAAAAGCGTTACTTCGGGGTATGCTTCTTTAAATTATGAATTTTTGGATTATCGCGAGGCAGAGGTGGAGCGTCTGGATATTTTAGTGGCGCAGGAACCGGTGGAAGCGTTGTCTTCAATCGTCTATAAAGACGCGGCCCAGTATGTCGGCAGAAGGGTGGTGGAATCGCTGAAAAAGACCCTGCCGCGGCAGATGTTTGAAGTAAAGATTCAGGCGGCCATCGGCAGTAAGATTATCGCTTCGGAAAAAATTCCGGCCATGCGTAAGGACGTTTTGGCTAAAATGTCTGGCGGCGACGCCACTCGCAAGAGCAAACTTTTGGAAAAACAGAAAAAAGGCAAGAAAAAAATGGCCAAGCTTGGCAAGGTGGATATTCCGCCCGAGGCCTTTTTGGCCGTGTTAAAAAAATAA
- the murJ gene encoding murein biosynthesis integral membrane protein MurJ — translation MFNFNGKANNVTVAAIIVGVSGLLSRFLGIFRDHILAGQFGAGDTLDIYYAAFRIPDLIYNLLVLGALSAGFIPVFTKYLGWFSERREKISGEAGHFINSLFNIVSVALIFICSLLVIFSSRIVPWITPGFSGEKLEFTIALTRIMFLSPIFLGLSSILGGILQSFRRFFIYSLAPIMYNIGIIFGALFFVPKLGISGLAWGVVLGAGLHFIIQIPAVASLGWSYRWAFDIYHSGVRLLGKLMIPRTLALAVTQINLVIITIIASTLEEGSLTVFNLANNLQSFPIGIFGISYAIAVFPFLSEYAVKDKKEELVKSFSSALRQIIFFVVPASVLFLLLRAQIVRVILGSGQFDWNDTISTADTLAFFSFSLFAQAIIPLLARVFYAFENTFYPFVIGLMSAVLNIFASLLLAPQYGVAGLAMAFSVANIFNFVLLWVALRIKVGNLDEINILYSLVKISAAALAMAVVVQSAKFVVAPFVNMDKFWGIFSQGFIAGAGGLIIYLGICLVVKSPEMISFKDSLVRKLFKSKLPPSSADESRGI, via the coding sequence ATGTTTAATTTTAACGGCAAAGCAAATAATGTCACGGTGGCGGCGATTATTGTTGGTGTCTCCGGACTGCTCAGCAGATTTCTCGGCATTTTTCGCGACCATATTTTAGCCGGACAATTCGGAGCAGGGGATACTTTAGATATTTATTATGCCGCTTTTCGCATCCCGGATTTAATTTATAATCTGCTTGTTTTGGGCGCGCTTTCCGCCGGTTTTATTCCCGTTTTTACTAAGTATTTAGGGTGGTTTAGCGAGAGGAGAGAAAAAATAAGCGGGGAGGCTGGGCATTTTATTAATTCTCTTTTTAACATAGTTTCCGTTGCGCTGATATTCATTTGTTCTTTGTTGGTGATTTTTTCTTCCCGGATTGTCCCTTGGATAACCCCGGGATTCTCCGGAGAAAAACTTGAGTTCACCATTGCTCTCACTCGCATTATGTTTCTTTCGCCGATTTTTTTGGGGCTGTCAAGTATTTTAGGTGGTATTTTACAAAGTTTTCGCCGGTTTTTTATCTATTCTTTGGCGCCGATAATGTATAATATCGGAATTATTTTTGGCGCTTTATTCTTCGTGCCCAAATTAGGGATTAGCGGCTTGGCTTGGGGTGTGGTGTTGGGCGCGGGCTTGCATTTTATCATCCAAATCCCAGCGGTGGCTTCGCTGGGCTGGAGTTATCGATGGGCTTTTGACATCTATCATTCCGGCGTGCGCCTCCTTGGCAAATTAATGATACCGCGGACTTTAGCGTTGGCCGTTACGCAAATTAATTTAGTCATCATTACTATTATCGCTTCCACTTTGGAAGAGGGGAGTTTGACGGTATTTAATTTAGCCAATAATTTACAAAGTTTTCCCATTGGCATTTTCGGCATTTCTTATGCCATTGCTGTTTTTCCTTTTCTTTCCGAATACGCGGTTAAAGATAAAAAAGAAGAATTGGTTAAAAGTTTTTCTTCCGCTTTGCGCCAGATAATATTTTTTGTGGTACCGGCGTCTGTTTTGTTTTTGCTTTTGCGTGCCCAGATCGTCCGTGTAATTTTGGGCAGCGGACAATTTGACTGGAATGACACCATCAGTACTGCTGACACTTTGGCTTTTTTCAGTTTCAGTTTATTTGCCCAAGCGATAATCCCGCTTTTGGCGCGCGTTTTTTACGCTTTTGAAAATACTTTTTATCCTTTTGTCATCGGTCTGATGAGCGCGGTTTTAAATATCTTCGCGAGTTTGCTGCTCGCGCCCCAGTATGGCGTGGCCGGTCTGGCCATGGCCTTTTCCGTGGCCAATATCTTTAATTTTGTTCTTTTGTGGGTGGCTTTGCGCATTAAAGTCGGCAATTTGGACGAAATCAATATCTTATATTCTTTGGTAAAAATCAGCGCCGCCGCCTTGGCTATGGCGGTAGTTGTGCAGTCAGCCAAATTTGTCGTGGCTCCGTTCGTCAATATGGATAAATTTTGGGGAATATTTTCACAAGGATTTATCGCGGGTGCGGGCGGGCTTATAATTTATCTTGGAATTTGTCTAGTTGTTAAATCTCCGGAGATGATTTCTTTTAAAGATTCTTTAGTTCGTAAATTATTTAAATCAAAATTGCCGCCGTCCAGCGCTGATGAGAGCAGGGGGATATAA
- a CDS encoding HPF/RaiA family ribosome-associated protein, with protein sequence MVINFRYKNFTPEEKERFEKYFNEKLPRLEEWLGGFESNEAKLRVAAEKFSKKAAYNLILELNLPKDHLRSSEDDHTITEVIDLALDKLIIQLRKLNDRAPHRVKNKNEKRK encoded by the coding sequence ATGGTGATTAATTTTCGCTATAAGAATTTTACTCCCGAAGAAAAAGAGAGGTTTGAAAAATATTTTAATGAAAAATTACCGCGTTTAGAAGAGTGGTTAGGGGGGTTTGAAAGCAATGAAGCAAAATTGCGGGTGGCAGCGGAAAAATTTTCCAAAAAGGCGGCCTATAACCTGATTTTAGAGCTTAATCTCCCCAAAGATCATTTACGTTCATCGGAGGATGACCATACTATTACTGAAGTTATTGATTTGGCGCTGGACAAGCTAATTATTCAGTTAAGAAAACTTAATGACAGGGCCCCCCATCGCGTTAAAAATAAAAACGAGAAACGCAAATAA
- a CDS encoding zinc ribbon domain-containing protein, with the protein MIGIRCEACGLPMDDETRRYCEHCAKDEAGQELGVTKEQAFEGIKNHYFMETLGLSEEEARAKTEEFINTLPAWQEE; encoded by the coding sequence ATGATTGGAATTCGTTGCGAGGCCTGCGGTCTGCCCATGGATGATGAGACGCGTCGTTACTGCGAACATTGCGCTAAGGATGAGGCCGGGCAGGAACTTGGGGTTACCAAGGAGCAAGCCTTTGAAGGGATAAAAAACCATTATTTTATGGAAACGCTTGGTTTGTCCGAAGAGGAAGCGCGCGCTAAGACAGAGGAATTTATAAACACCCTGCCGGCTTGGCAGGAAGAATAG
- a CDS encoding nucleoside triphosphate pyrophosphohydrolase family protein — protein sequence MDFQEYQKKSRATAFYPKVGENFVYPTLGLCGETGEVAEKVKKIFRDNGGVLDDNRRREIEKELGDILWYMAQVATEMGLDLGKIAEDNIQKLSSRKERGTLGGDGDDR from the coding sequence ATGGATTTTCAAGAATATCAGAAAAAATCAAGAGCCACGGCTTTTTATCCTAAAGTCGGCGAGAATTTTGTTTACCCGACGTTAGGGCTTTGCGGGGAAACCGGTGAAGTGGCTGAAAAGGTTAAAAAAATTTTTCGTGACAATGGCGGAGTCCTTGATGATAATCGCCGCCGGGAAATTGAAAAAGAGCTGGGAGATATCTTATGGTATATGGCGCAGGTGGCCACGGAAATGGGACTGGATTTGGGAAAAATCGCCGAGGATAATATCCAAAAATTATCATCCAGAAAAGAGAGAGGAACCTTGGGGGGCGATGGAGATGATAGATAA
- the rlmN gene encoding 23S rRNA (adenine(2503)-C(2))-methyltransferase RlmN, whose protein sequence is MNLDCLAKVFREEPPYRQKQAKRAVFLDLIDDWGKATVLSKPLRISLQAQCPLDIKGEIIWAKDQNSAKALIALDDGLKVESVLMKHKDGRNTVCVSSAVGCPLGCLFCATGQMGFKRNLNSWEIVGQVLFFARQLKSSLSKITNVVFMGMGEPFLNYDNVLAAVRILNDKDGLNIGARRISLSTVGVIEGIKKLSKENLQVNLAISLHAPNDFLRSKIIPANKKYPLKEILREVDAYIKKTNRRVMFEYILLAGVNDSPKEARELAALIKKPLHLVNLIPCNKTGMFKPPTKERIRKFREILEKSGVAVTERWRFGREIDAACGQLAIKKLNNKLK, encoded by the coding sequence ATGAATCTTGATTGTCTTGCCAAAGTTTTTAGAGAAGAGCCGCCATACCGCCAAAAACAGGCAAAACGGGCGGTATTTTTAGATTTGATTGATGATTGGGGCAAGGCCACGGTGCTTTCTAAGCCATTAAGAATTTCGCTTCAAGCCCAGTGCCCGTTAGACATAAAAGGAGAAATAATCTGGGCCAAAGACCAAAATTCAGCCAAGGCGCTGATTGCGCTTGACGATGGGCTGAAAGTTGAATCGGTTTTAATGAAGCATAAAGACGGGCGAAACACGGTGTGCGTTTCTTCGGCTGTCGGTTGTCCGCTGGGCTGCCTTTTTTGCGCCACCGGACAGATGGGGTTTAAAAGAAATTTAAATTCTTGGGAAATAGTGGGACAGGTTTTGTTTTTTGCGCGCCAGTTAAAAAGTTCCCTTTCCAAAATTACCAACGTGGTTTTTATGGGTATGGGCGAGCCGTTTTTGAATTATGACAATGTTTTAGCGGCCGTGAGAATCCTCAATGATAAGGATGGACTAAACATCGGCGCGCGGCGGATTTCCCTTTCCACCGTTGGAGTCATCGAAGGCATTAAAAAATTATCCAAAGAGAATTTGCAGGTTAATTTGGCCATTTCGCTTCATGCTCCTAATGATTTTTTGCGTTCAAAAATTATTCCAGCCAATAAAAAATATCCGCTTAAAGAAATTTTAAGAGAGGTTGACGCGTATATCAAAAAGACTAACCGGCGAGTGATGTTTGAGTATATTCTTTTAGCCGGGGTGAATGATTCCCCCAAAGAAGCGCGCGAGCTTGCGGCGCTTATAAAAAAACCTTTACATCTCGTTAATCTTATCCCTTGTAATAAGACAGGAATGTTTAAACCGCCGACTAAAGAAAGGATTAGAAAATTTCGCGAAATTTTGGAAAAGAGCGGGGTGGCAGTCACCGAGCGATGGCGTTTCGGCCGGGAGATTGACGCCGCTTGCGGACAATTGGCAATAAAAAAATTAAACAATAAATTAAAATAA